One Capricornis sumatraensis isolate serow.1 chromosome 8, serow.2, whole genome shotgun sequence genomic region harbors:
- the TIRAP gene encoding toll/interleukin-1 receptor domain-containing adapter protein isoform X3 produces MASSTSSPAPGSRSKKPLGKMADWFRQALSRKPTKMPASPESALSDVSQPSSLDSPPSLGPSSEVSPIPTPSPGGASSGSGSSSTGRWSKAYDVCVCHSEEDLVAAQELVSYLEGGAASLRCFLQLRDATPGGAIVSELCHALSSSHCRVLLITPGFLRDPWCRYQMLQALSEAPGAEGRTIPLMSGLSRAAYPAELRYMYFVDGRGPERGFRQVKDAVMR; encoded by the exons ATGGCATCATCAACCTCCTCCCCGGCTCCTGGCTCCAGGTCCAAGAAGCCTCTGGGCAAGATGGCTG ACTGGTTCAGGCAGGCCCTGTCGAGGAAGCCCACGAAGATGCCCGCCTCCCCAGAAAGCGCCCTCAGTGACGTTTCACAGCCGAGCTCACTGGACAGCCCTCCATCCCTGGGCCCCAGCTCAGAGGTGTCTCCCATCCCTACACCGTCGCCCGGGGGCGCCAGCAgtggcagcggcagcagcagcaccgGCCGCTGGAGCAAGGCCTACGATGTGTGCGTGTGCCACAGCGAGGAGGACCTGGTGGCCGCCCAGGAGCTGGTCTCCTACCTGGAGGGCGGCGCCGCCAGCCTGCGCTGCTTCTTGCAGCTTCGCGACGCCACCCCCGGCGGCGCCATCGTGTCCGAGCTGTGCCACGCGCTCAGCAGCAGCCACTGCCGCGTGCTGCTGATTACCCCCGGCTTCCTCCGGGACCCGTGGTGCAGGTACCAGATGCTGCAGGCGCTGAGCGAGGCCCCCGGGGCCGAGGGCCGCACCATCCCCCTGATGTCCGGCCTCAGCAGAGCCGCCTACCCCGCGGAGCTCCGATACATGTACTTCGTGGACGGCCGCGGTCCCGAACGTGGCTTCCGCCAAGTCAAGGACGCTGTCATGCGGT ga
- the TIRAP gene encoding toll/interleukin-1 receptor domain-containing adapter protein isoform X2, with amino-acid sequence MASSTSSPAPGSRSKKPLGKMADWFRQALSRKPTKMPASPESALSDVSQPSSLDSPPSLGPSSEVSPIPTPSPGGASSGSGSSSTGRWSKAYDVCVCHSEEDLVAAQELVSYLEGGAASLRCFLQLRDATPGGAIVSELCHALSSSHCRVLLITPGFLRDPWCRYQMLQALSEAPGAEGRTIPLMSGLSRAAYPAELRYMYFVDGRGPERGFRQVKDAVMRYLQTLG; translated from the exons ATGGCATCATCAACCTCCTCCCCGGCTCCTGGCTCCAGGTCCAAGAAGCCTCTGGGCAAGATGGCTG ACTGGTTCAGGCAGGCCCTGTCGAGGAAGCCCACGAAGATGCCCGCCTCCCCAGAAAGCGCCCTCAGTGACGTTTCACAGCCGAGCTCACTGGACAGCCCTCCATCCCTGGGCCCCAGCTCAGAGGTGTCTCCCATCCCTACACCGTCGCCCGGGGGCGCCAGCAgtggcagcggcagcagcagcaccgGCCGCTGGAGCAAGGCCTACGATGTGTGCGTGTGCCACAGCGAGGAGGACCTGGTGGCCGCCCAGGAGCTGGTCTCCTACCTGGAGGGCGGCGCCGCCAGCCTGCGCTGCTTCTTGCAGCTTCGCGACGCCACCCCCGGCGGCGCCATCGTGTCCGAGCTGTGCCACGCGCTCAGCAGCAGCCACTGCCGCGTGCTGCTGATTACCCCCGGCTTCCTCCGGGACCCGTGGTGCAGGTACCAGATGCTGCAGGCGCTGAGCGAGGCCCCCGGGGCCGAGGGCCGCACCATCCCCCTGATGTCCGGCCTCAGCAGAGCCGCCTACCCCGCGGAGCTCCGATACATGTACTTCGTGGACGGCCGCGGTCCCGAACGTGGCTTCCGCCAAGTCAAGGACGCTGTCATGCGGT